Below is a genomic region from Vitis riparia cultivar Riparia Gloire de Montpellier isolate 1030 chromosome 5, EGFV_Vit.rip_1.0, whole genome shotgun sequence.
TGGATTATGGATAATAGGTATTTGTGTTTAAATGGATAATGAGTATTGGATGggtatttttgtttaaatagataatgagaatttgatgaaaattgggATTATATGAAGTGGATAATGGATATTTAGGTTTGTATGAAATAAAGAGGAAATGgatattgatagaaaaattgGTAACTAATGAATAAAGGTATAAAAagcatattaattttttaaatatgcttgttcaaataaaaataaaactaataaaaattatatatattttttataattgtttcaTTTTGAATACAATTGATAAGAAagataatgtttttcttttaaagatgattcatgattttaaaatggttgtaatttttaatagttgaaaatatattttaaaattttcaaaatacttattttaaacaaattcattatataaaaaaaaattcctttttattattttcattttttttatttcttgaaaatgaaaagaattagTAAGggatgattaaataatttttttttaaattcttaatattGTTATTGATCACTCTAGAGGCATGCTTTTGTCACGATTAATTTTTTAGTCTATATAAATAGAGATTTTAAATTAGGGTATTTCGTGTATCACTAGATCCTTGGGTAGCTCAGTTGATCCGGCCTTGGGTTTGCTCCCCAATGGTCACCAGTTCGAGTCCCCCCAAGGCCACTGGAGGTTTACCCGGTCGTTAACTTCAGGGCCCTGTGGGATTAGTCAAGGTACATGTAATCTGACTCGGACATCcatggttataaaaaaaaaaaaagggtattttGTGTATCACTAGATCCTGATTCGAAATGCAAAGATTAATGTGCCTTGGGACCTCCTTAGTCCATGATTAATATTGCAACTCTAGACCATGTTTATAGGTTTTAGAAACCCTAAAACCTAAATAAACTATGAAAAAGTAAATGTAACCCATGTAATAATTTAATAGTGTTCTTGTTCTTGTCCTAAAACTATTAAATCTTGtagaaaaattaaggaaaaaaatacagACATTCTGTTTATAGGTAGAAAAACTTTTTGTAATAAGAGTTTTTAGGAAAGAAGACTATTAGATTCtaaatacttgaaaagaaacttttaagaaaagaggttaatttagaaaatagaaagtttagAAACAGGTCTGAGAGAGAATTCTAAAACCTCCCAAtctctaaataaaacttaattattaaCTACTAActattaattatgaaattagagAACCTAAAAACTGAAAAATTATCTAAATACTCTTGATAGagtaatttagtaattttttgtttcctttaatTCCTTTTTTGAGTAGATCTTGGAGATTCATCCTTATCGGTGAGATGTGCATTCCCAATTCTTTGTAGTATAATGTTATGTTGTGCAATTAGTTTTTGATGTGGTTGTAGACATATTCATTATGTTCATTTCTACCTGTGCTCTATATACAATTTGAGTTCTTATTTGAGTCCTAGCGTCTTAATgggttgatttttcaattatatttttatggcAGATAAGTTTGGAGCTGCTATGGCACTTGTAAAATCTGATATTGGTGGTAATATCTCGGTAAGATATCTTTTCTCATTCTTCCATGTATAATCACTTGTTTGAGGTAATCCTTTTAGCTCTGGTAGAATAACATGCCTTTTAGTTGGCTCCATCTTGTTGGATTTAAGGTTATCGAGTcgtattaaaacatgtttttgtaCAATGTCATGCTAAATGGGAATGGTAGAGCTTGTGAGCACCAACGATGGTTGTAATAGAATGTTGcccatatttatattattgaaaaaaaaaagggtaagaaAAACTTGTTAGGAAGTCTTGATTGTCTTACAAGTTGCAATTTAGCTGAATCCCCTTACATATCAAGCATAGCAATAAGTGGTTGCCTTGTGGTTCCATGCTCAACTAGTTACATTGATAATTGACCAGGGTTGGTGATGGGAAATGCTCATATCATACTTGCCATAAGGTTGCAATGTGATATGGCACAATGCTCAGAACAAGAAACTTGAAGGAACTAAAGGACAACATTTTCTCAAGCTCATTGGATCTTCAGTTGATGATCAAATTACTTTTGGCAAGTTGGAAGAGATCTTTTGTCATTGTATTTAAATCAATTCCTTTTCAAGGCAATATGCCAATATACCTTTCAAGAAGGATGACAGAAGCAAATGTCTGAAAATTAAACTATGCTACCAACCACAAACGATTGGaataaagttttaattgatAACATTATATAACCATTGAAATTGAATAAGCAAGAAAAGTGTATtcgagaaaaaaaatatgttaaaaatctattagtaaaattaaattattcacCATTATGAACCAAAAAGAGtctttctcacttttttttgtgggcaaaaagagaaaatatattaaaaatgtctgaAAATGGCACACCAAAGTACACGTAATGCATACAAAACACCCaacaaagcaaataaaaaaagtgaataaGCTAACAAAAATTGAAACCAATCAACAAATCTTATCATGGACATAGAAGTATCACTTATGTACACTCCAATCCAATCCCAAAAAACACGCTTGAAGGAGAATTTGATTGCTTGTTTCAACTGTTCTGCATCTTCGAAAGCTCTTCTGTTTTTTTCCATTCATAGTAtccaaaaaagacacaaaagGGCTGCTCTCTgtgctttcttcctttttttccctataAACAAACCATGCTAGCTCAGAAGAGTTCCTCTTACAGAGGAGTGCAAGTCACTCCAAATAGGAGAAAAAACAGCCGCTGCAAGATTCTCATTATGGAGTAATGCAGGAGCATATGATCAACCAACTCTTCTTCCCCTTTACACATGCAGCATCTATTCGGTATACTCCAACCCCTCCTTAGCAGATCAAGTGTCAACACCCTTCTCCAGACCaattcccaagcaaagaagcccAATTTTGATGTCACCCATGAATTTCATGCAATGCTTGTGGGGAAAGGCTCACTAATTCCCTGGGTAAAGAAGCATAGAAGGGAGCATTTTCATAACTTCCCCAAACAATGCTAAGAAACAGAGTTTTCCTCAGCTTAATATAACTTAATTTCCATATTAGATAACTCTTAATAGGAAAGTTTACTTAcacatgttaaaaaataaaaaggaaataaaaaattaggaaagttATGAATTTGTTTTAGCTCTAATTGACAGTATGGTTAAAACACTGAGATATAACATAAGCATTCTATCCTGCCAGGAATTCATGCTACTCAATTTGGATATAATCTTCATTCATTGTGGCTTGCCTAACTTTGAAATTTGACTGCTAATATGCATGTATGCACCTATCTggttaaacaaattttattaacatCTGGATGCTGATGTAGTCCTTTTGTTTCACTTGCAGAGGTTGGAAGATAAATATTCTTCCAATCCAACCGAATTCAACCTCTTGTACAGTATGGTAGAAGTAGAGGTTGCAGCTAAGACTGCAAAAGGATCATCCAGTTGTACCAATGGCCTTCTGTGGTTGACAAGGTATCCACTATCATTGCTATGTGCTTGCCCTTTCTTTGTGAACCTTgcattttagaaattggaaatgtttttctttactgTTTCGtttgtttagaaaatttattgaagaagtgaaatgagaatatttttatttgatttgttttgaacaaaataaaaatggacTTGAAATTACTCTGAGAATCTCCATGAAGTTATTAAAgtatgaatttcaaattttatgatgaATTCAAATGCCAAAGGATATGAGAATAAACATTGGGCTGCTGGATGTGTACATATGAAAAAGGGCTTTGATGTGTCTCTCCCTTTTCCTGTGTGCTCTGGTAGGTTGACTGGAGaggaaattttaatatttcagaTGAGCTCTGAGACTAGGTCATTGATGGATGACACATCTTAAGCACTGATAtatcatttgtttttaattaaaaacacatTAAATTGTATGATGTGCAGAGCAATGGATTTTTTGGTTGAGCTGTTTCACAACCTGCTCCAGCATCCAGATTGGACAATGTCGCAAGTCTGCACTGATTCCTATGGCAAGACCCTGAAACAATGGCATGGCTGGCTTGCCAGTTCAAGTTTCAGTGTAATGTCTCTTATGTCTACTCAATCAAATTCTGAATTCTTTGAtagaattgaaattaattacCTTGCTTCATGAGAAGTTATTCTAATACCTGTCATGATGAAGTCTAAACTTCTCTGAATGAACATATCTTGAACTTGGTCTTCTTATTAAAATTCCTTTTGAAATTATCTTCCTTAGTCTCACTCTCCATTGTCTTCCCTTGATGCATATATGTCCTTAACCAATGGGGTCTGATATGCTGTCATAAAACTTGATATGTCACCATGTCTTTGCAATCCTTTTTTACCATGAATGTATGCTTCTGAAAACTGatagcatttttctttttattttctattttctccttttgGACTATAGGAAATGCATAAACTATCAGTATGTCAACTTTTATTTCTAAAAGCAATATGATAGGACATAATTTTAAGTACTTGGAGCAGCAGCCCTTCAATTCTCTGTTTTACAGTTAAAATAATTCTTGTATCCCTTGAATTAGCCAATTTTAACATCTGGACTTTCTTGGCTTGTTATATACTGGTATAACAGCTTGCTATGAAGCTTGCTCCAGATAGGAAGAAGTTCATGGACGTGATATCGGGTACAGGTGATGTCAATGTTGACATGGAGGCTTTTTGCACAAGCTTCTCTCCATTTCTGGAAGAGAACCACAAGTTTTTGGTAAGATGTCCTGTGCTGTGGTGGGGATGATTAACTTGCTCCAAAATATAAATGCCTGGTTAAATGTGTGATTTTggctatttttaaaacaaacattttgTTAACAACCAGTATAAAATCTTAAGAAATAATGAACTGGAAGGGAAAATATTTAGTAGCATAGAAATGTTATATTAAGAGATTATGGCCAGAGTAAGCTATGTTTCAccattttatagtttttttcattCCCAACTGAAATACACAACCCTACATTCCATTGAAAAGAGTAAGAGTgcgtttgggagtgattctagaaaacacttttagcatttctaacacttgaatgattaaaattttcaagtattaaaaatattaaaaacgcttcctaTAATCATTACCAAACGGGTTCGTGAATTGTTGAAGTTACCTCTCCTGTTTGTGAAAATGAAGAATGTCTCCTCCCTTAAAAGTAATGTAGGAAAGTGCGAAGCTGTGAATACTGAGTGGGTTTGAAATAAAGGGATAGAAAATAGATGGCTATGCAAGTGGTACTTGGAAAAGGGCTTAGTGGTGTTGAGTCGGGGAGGAAagtaatattttcatttttacttcaGTGGATTTGTTAATGATCGTGTGACCTTGTTATTTTTGGCCCACTTTATTTGCTTTCTTGACACAGGCTAGTAAAGGCTTGGATAACCTGAAGGCTTCTTGAAGAGAAAGGTCTCGAAATGTGTAGCATTTCCTTCCATCTATCTTTATTATcgcctttttctttcttctttttggagCATCTCCATGACTTGTAAACCTTTAAACCAGAGAAATTATCTGCATTTTCAACTTATACTCCTAATAGCTTTATTCCCTATAACCTGTTTATGTTCAATTCTTCAGTAATTGCAACTTAAAGTCTTCCAATTGAGACTCTTCTCAATCCTCTTCTTCAATTCTTGCTTTTACTTGTTGTCTATTAGAGAGCTTCTAGTTGGAAAATTGTAGTTTACAAGAGTGGTCAtcatcaaggatgaaaatatcgatgatcacggatatatcggtatttcgattttacagatatatcggtgaatagtttgatacaaaatatcggTGGGTCTAAAATTTGTTgtaaagtattataaaaatatgagataactacaaaaatatttattataaaaaatgaattgtgGGTTTAAAGTAGTGGTTGTAAAGTATATTTTCACTAAATATGGGTTAATGagctaaaaaaatttgaaattaatattaaattaattattttgacttcatacttaaaattagttttaacttttaagttataatattaatttattttattaaatatatttaatttacttaataactaaattaaatcattaaatcatattaagtcATTTAATATACCAAACCAAACAGCACTGAAGAACAAAGGTCTAAAGGAGGCAAGATTCTCGTCAAAATAAATCTTTACGATATGTACATTGAAGGACGAGCCCAATAATGGGCCCATGGACGGCCTAGAGGGCTCAGCCAACAATATTAGTTCCATAGACAACCTGAACCGGGCCTAGCTAAGTAAGATTAAGAGGTCGACCACCTTAAACGTTTCCAAGCCCAGATCAATTGGACtagccacaaaaaaaaaaaaaactacctaGACCTAGGCAAAATGGACTCATGTTGAGGCACAACGATGGTTGGTAATGGTCAACCATGGTAAAGCCTCAACCCACGGTTAACCAATCAACCACATAGTACAGAAGATAGCATAGCTTTATTCCAGTTCCAAAACCAACATTTTTGGCCTTTCCCCTCTTAGACATGACAAACTACTCATCTAGTGacaaattatgataattaatactaaattcGAATCAAGCTTAAAAACAAAGTTGTTTGAATAGACGCACATCATAATCATTGggtgatataaaaaaattaacctcTTATGCTGATTTATCtctttttcatacattttttatataggAACAGCCCATGTGGTGGTGACAAGTTTTAACCGCCCTTCGCGCTTTCTGCAAAATACAGTTGCATAGGCACCAAAAATAGCCGTCAGACATGAGGGCTTTATGAGCTATTCCTTTCTGATTCTCGTCCAAAATTTCCGGCCAGATACTGGTTCTGATTTGACTGCCAACCGGAAGGAACACCGCGTTGTTCCTACCGGAATCTAAAACATAACCACTGGTTTCTTTTGATATTCTCTTTTCATTCTATCTCGGATCTCTCTTGCTCTTcttgaatattaaatattatcaaCAATAAAGAGTTCCTGCGGTACtcgtttcaaattttttatcttagtttCCCCTTTTCTGTTTGTTTCTGGGGAATTCAAAGAGAtgagagagagtttgttcaaTCCCATTACTTGGGTTTGGCCAGAACTcaccatataaaaaatttagcttGAAACAATCCAGAATTTCTAGCCATTTTCTCGAGTTTTCTTCTGAAGGTGTGGTTACTTTCTCTTTGGAACTTCTGTTGATTTTTCCAGGCAAATGGATGTTGTGTAACAATGAGAAATTCCTCCAAAGAAATGGTTTTCTTATAGAAAACAAAAGGGGGCTTCAATCATAAGAATGTTGTAGTTATAATTTTAAGCTTCTTTTTCTGATTTAATAGAGAAATATCCCATTCATTACTGTTTTCTTTGGTGTTGGAAGTTTGGAAGCATCATTCGATCAACCACAAGCAACTCGATCGGTGGTGGAAGGTTTCTACCTCTCCTTCTTTCAGATTAATGTCAACAAAGGTGAAGGGCCTCTTGAAGGGCCTAAGATACATTTCACAAATATTCGGTAAGTACAGGCTTCATTTTCCATCGATCGGGCTTCATTTTCCGGCAACAGTCTTGGTTCCATCTTATGATATCGTTTTTAATGGattattgattgtttgattgccGAGAATGGTGGAAAAGGAATGGATATTGGTTATTTCTAAACGGTGATCGTGAGAAAAGTTTATAGAAATGGATATCAATATTGTAACTTTAAAACTTGTgcagaaaatgaaaaggaaccCGAGATGCAGATTGGCTTTCCCACGGACGTGAAGCATGTTGCACACATAGGATGGGATGGCCCGTCTGTAAGTTCGCCGAGTTGGGTATGCCATTCACctcctctttcctttttctttacagaccaaaaatttaaaacctaCTTTCGattttttttgtcatcaaaCATGTAAATGAGCATGACAATTCAACGAGGTTTATGGGTCCCGAATTTTCAATAACCTGCAGATGAATGAGTTCAAATCCACTCCTGAAACCTTATCCGCCCCATTAACATCTAATGGAGTTGCAAAGGAAATTTCTGTAGATGAAGGTTAATTAATTTTCCATTTCCTCAATCTTTTTGTTccatatatttgtataattcacTCAGCATACTTAGAACAAATTAATGTTCTGGTTTTAGTGCTGAAATTTTGGTGCATTTGTAGATATAAATAGGACAGAAGGCGAAAAGCCGCCGACTTCTAAGGAAAAGCAAAGGAGACGCCGTTCATCATCATCGGGTGGCGCCTTTCCATTGGATTCCCCAGCTCGGAATCCTTCTGATGCGCCAAAACACAGCAGGCGCCATCACTCTTCGGGTGGATCTGTCATTTCCGACAACCAAGATGGGAGCACAAGATCATCAAGGCGGCACCACAACTTAAGCGGGCTGGAGTCAACCTCACGAGATGGGCCTGGAATCCCAAAACAGTCGCGCCGGAGGAAATCAAAGGGGTCATCTGGAGGTGGGTCAAGTAGGTCAAGGTCAAAAGGCCAGGCGTCGCTAACTGATGTTGATCCCTTCTCGGAATCTGGACTTCTGTCTGGAACCAAACATGGAACGAAGAACAGCACCGAGTTGTACCCGGTTTCGGTTTTGGAAGTTTTTGAAGAAGAGAATGAGTGCGGTGAGATTTCAAAGGAACTTCGCGATTGGTAAATTATAGAGATTTAAACATAAACATCTGCATGACGGTGTGACTTCAGTTATTTTCCTTAAGCAGCTCTAGCCTCTAGCTTCCTTAAGCTGGTTTAAGAAGCTAATGTAAGTAGAGAGCTTAGTGTTTTTGTCTgccagaaaagaaaagaaaggaaaagaagttCAGTTCATACTTTTGGAAGCTTACATGCATGGATGGAACTATCACATCAAAACCGTTACGTTTGACTGGAAAAACATCAAGAACAAGCGCAGAACAGGGGTTGTTCTTTGCTGCCCACTGTTTAATTTTGAGTTACTCACCCactgataaaaaaattaaaaaaatcatcaaataggTAATCATTATccattgatgagaaaaaaaaattatatgtatgtaaatattacaattttttttaattcattattaaatataaaatattatctgttatttaatgaaatacttaacttttatctaaaataagaaaattgtacCAACTACCTTGTActcttattatttaaatatataaataataataatctaatataaaaattaaatagtttcttttaaaaaaatatttgggatttgtatatttcttaacgaaggaaaacaaatattttgtattttctgaAAAGGATATTCGATGAAGGATTTTAAG
It encodes:
- the LOC117915351 gene encoding CRIB domain-containing protein RIC5-like, whose amino-acid sequence is MSTKVKGLLKGLRYISQIFENEKEPEMQIGFPTDVKHVAHIGWDGPSVSSPSWMNEFKSTPETLSAPLTSNGVAKEISVDEDINRTEGEKPPTSKEKQRRRRSSSSGGAFPLDSPARNPSDAPKHSRRHHSSGGSVISDNQDGSTRSSRRHHNLSGLESTSRDGPGIPKQSRRRKSKGSSGGGSSRSRSKGQASLTDVDPFSESGLLSGTKHGTKNSTELYPVSVLEVFEEENECGEISKELRDW
- the LOC117914046 gene encoding glycolipid transfer protein 1-like gives rise to the protein MEGSVFTPSLEGMKHVKSETGEILTKPFLDVCKLILPVIDKFGAAMALVKSDIGGNISRLEDKYSSNPTEFNLLYSMVEVEVAAKTAKGSSSCTNGLLWLTRAMDFLVELFHNLLQHPDWTMSQVCTDSYGKTLKQWHGWLASSSFSLAMKLAPDRKKFMDVISGTGDVNVDMEAFCTSFSPFLEENHKFLASKGLDNLKAS